In one Brienomyrus brachyistius isolate T26 chromosome 12, BBRACH_0.4, whole genome shotgun sequence genomic region, the following are encoded:
- the LOC125704609 gene encoding reelin domain-containing protein 1-like isoform X1, whose translation MKSFCELLLCVIVTLWLPTRAQGFSGGASRSACLDMKPGHIRAQPQDASRAFVTLYTDVRSYLPGDTVAVAVRSTRDIMGFLLQARTVAELRPTGSFVATPVGSRPLACVEEADTVTHADKLLKRNLSFVWRAPDRPVGDVRFLITVVQSYFVYWAGIESSVVSDGTGKSTEAAQEADGVFSTPSPGSPGSVLKNGEVFPGGGVPQGAITPLDRMFQAGTLQPSKLDLGHDATPARTGDPTPLALPLDSEQIGEDSQTPIATLQHCRGCKGDTKQDPGESLLLPVSPEGGDVELWQARHSLLVGPDPDTKATLAETEKVTYARAAAWSRVTSAPRLSIPRAMTLVTHSRLQKAVPGSNVSQGGELGPPKEKAPDRAPPLGRAQLGILLGMGAGLGMVLAAGLRYLHSQYCWKRSEVSFGESSPRGGVIHVQECGDLVQVRKIRQDSFVVLQAEYNVLSPLGN comes from the exons ATGAAGAGCTTCTGCGAGCTGTTGCTGTGCGTGATCGTGACCCTGTGGCTGCCCACACGCGCTCAGGGCTTCTCTGGGGGGGCCAGTCGCTCGGCCTGTTTGGACATGAAGCCTGGTCACATCCGCGCCCAGCCCCAGGACGCCAGCCGCGCCTTTGTCACGCTCTACACTGATGTGCGCTCTTACCTCCCAGGGGACACCGTGGCCG TGGCGGTGAGAAGCACCCGAGACATCATGGGCTTCCTGCTGCAGGCGCGGACAGTGGCGGAGCTCCGTCCTACCGGCTCCTTCGTGGCGACGCCAGTGGGCTCGCGGCCACTGGCCTGCGTGGAAGAGGCCGACACGGTGACACACGCCGACAAGCTGCTCAAGAGGAACCTGTCGTTCGTGTGGAGGGCGCCGGATCGACCCGTCGGCGACGTGCGCTTCCT GATTACGGTGGTACAGTCTTACTTCGTGTACTGGGCCGGGATTGAATCTAGCGTGGTGAGCGATGGCACGGGGAAGAGCACAGAGGCAGCACAGGAAGCGGACGGGGTCTTCAGCACTCCCAGCCCAG GGTCCCCAGGCTCCGTGTTGAAAAATGGGGAGGTGTTCCCAGGAGGGGGAGTCCCCCAGGGGGCCATAACCCCCCTGGACAGGATGTTTCAGGCTGGTACCTTGCAGCCTTCCAAGCTTGACCTGGGGCACGACGCCACCCCAGCTCGCACCGGTGACCCCACACCTCTTGCACTGCCTCTAGACTCAGAGCAGATAGG GGAAGACAGCCAGACCCCCATCGCGACACTGCAGCACTGtcgggggtgtaagggtgacaCCAAG CAGGATCCAGGGGAAAGCCTGCTGCTGCCGGTCAGCCCAGAGGGGGGTGATGTGGAGCTCTGGCAGGCCCGACACAGCCTGTTGGTGGGCCCTGACCCAGACACCAAGGCCACGCTGGCAGAGACGGAGAAAGTCACCTATGCCAGAGCAGCAGCCTGGTCACGGGTCACCTCTGCCCCCCGGCTCTCCATCCCACGTGCCATGACCTTGGTCACACACTCCCGGCTGCAAAAGGCTGTCCCAGGCTCTAATGTGTCACAGGGGGGAGAACTGGGGCCCCCGAAGGAGAAGGCACCAGATAGGGCGCCTCCCCTAGGTAGGGCCCAGCTAGGTATCCTGTTGGGCATGGGTGCCGGGCTGGGCATGGTCCTTGCAGCAGGCCTGAGGTACCTGCACAGCCAGTACTGCTGGAAACGTAGCGAGGTTTCCTTTGGTGAAAGCAGCCCAAGGGGTGGAGTCATTCACGTGCAGGAATGTGGCGACCTGGTGCAGGTGCGCAAGATCCGTCAGGACAGCTTTGTGGTCCTACAGGCAGAGTATAATGTTCTGAGTCCCCTGGGAAACTGA
- the LOC125704609 gene encoding reelin domain-containing protein 1-like isoform X2, translated as MKSFCELLLCVIVTLWLPTRAQGFSGGASRSACLDMKPGHIRAQPQDASRAFVTLYTDVRSYLPGDTVAVAVRSTRDIMGFLLQARTVAELRPTGSFVATPVGSRPLACVEEADTVTHADKLLKRNLSFVWRAPDRPVGDVRFLITVVQSYFVYWAGIESSVVSDGTGKSTEAAQEADGVFSTPSPGSVLKNGEVFPGGGVPQGAITPLDRMFQAGTLQPSKLDLGHDATPARTGDPTPLALPLDSEQIGEDSQTPIATLQHCRGCKGDTKQDPGESLLLPVSPEGGDVELWQARHSLLVGPDPDTKATLAETEKVTYARAAAWSRVTSAPRLSIPRAMTLVTHSRLQKAVPGSNVSQGGELGPPKEKAPDRAPPLGRAQLGILLGMGAGLGMVLAAGLRYLHSQYCWKRSEVSFGESSPRGGVIHVQECGDLVQVRKIRQDSFVVLQAEYNVLSPLGN; from the exons ATGAAGAGCTTCTGCGAGCTGTTGCTGTGCGTGATCGTGACCCTGTGGCTGCCCACACGCGCTCAGGGCTTCTCTGGGGGGGCCAGTCGCTCGGCCTGTTTGGACATGAAGCCTGGTCACATCCGCGCCCAGCCCCAGGACGCCAGCCGCGCCTTTGTCACGCTCTACACTGATGTGCGCTCTTACCTCCCAGGGGACACCGTGGCCG TGGCGGTGAGAAGCACCCGAGACATCATGGGCTTCCTGCTGCAGGCGCGGACAGTGGCGGAGCTCCGTCCTACCGGCTCCTTCGTGGCGACGCCAGTGGGCTCGCGGCCACTGGCCTGCGTGGAAGAGGCCGACACGGTGACACACGCCGACAAGCTGCTCAAGAGGAACCTGTCGTTCGTGTGGAGGGCGCCGGATCGACCCGTCGGCGACGTGCGCTTCCT GATTACGGTGGTACAGTCTTACTTCGTGTACTGGGCCGGGATTGAATCTAGCGTGGTGAGCGATGGCACGGGGAAGAGCACAGAGGCAGCACAGGAAGCGGACGGGGTCTTCAGCACTCCCAGCCCAG GCTCCGTGTTGAAAAATGGGGAGGTGTTCCCAGGAGGGGGAGTCCCCCAGGGGGCCATAACCCCCCTGGACAGGATGTTTCAGGCTGGTACCTTGCAGCCTTCCAAGCTTGACCTGGGGCACGACGCCACCCCAGCTCGCACCGGTGACCCCACACCTCTTGCACTGCCTCTAGACTCAGAGCAGATAGG GGAAGACAGCCAGACCCCCATCGCGACACTGCAGCACTGtcgggggtgtaagggtgacaCCAAG CAGGATCCAGGGGAAAGCCTGCTGCTGCCGGTCAGCCCAGAGGGGGGTGATGTGGAGCTCTGGCAGGCCCGACACAGCCTGTTGGTGGGCCCTGACCCAGACACCAAGGCCACGCTGGCAGAGACGGAGAAAGTCACCTATGCCAGAGCAGCAGCCTGGTCACGGGTCACCTCTGCCCCCCGGCTCTCCATCCCACGTGCCATGACCTTGGTCACACACTCCCGGCTGCAAAAGGCTGTCCCAGGCTCTAATGTGTCACAGGGGGGAGAACTGGGGCCCCCGAAGGAGAAGGCACCAGATAGGGCGCCTCCCCTAGGTAGGGCCCAGCTAGGTATCCTGTTGGGCATGGGTGCCGGGCTGGGCATGGTCCTTGCAGCAGGCCTGAGGTACCTGCACAGCCAGTACTGCTGGAAACGTAGCGAGGTTTCCTTTGGTGAAAGCAGCCCAAGGGGTGGAGTCATTCACGTGCAGGAATGTGGCGACCTGGTGCAGGTGCGCAAGATCCGTCAGGACAGCTTTGTGGTCCTACAGGCAGAGTATAATGTTCTGAGTCCCCTGGGAAACTGA